The genome window AGGGCGATTTCAATCTTCTCGCCCACGAGGACGCCGCCGGTCTCCAGCGCCTGGTTCCACTTGAGGCCGAAGTCGCGCCGGTCGACGGAGGTCTTCGCCTCGAAGGCCGCCTTGACGTTGCCCCACGGGTCCTTGCCCACGCCGAGCTGCTCGGCGTCCAGCACCACCTCGCGGGTGATGTCGCGGATGGTCAGGTTGCCGGTGACGCGCAGCCCGTTGCCGGACGTCTTCTCCACCTTCGTGCTCTGGAAGGTGATGGCGGGGAACTTCTCCACCTCGAAGAAGTCGGCCGAGCGCAGGTGGTTGTCACGCTGCTCGACTCCGGTGGAGATGCTCGCCGTGTCGATGCTGACGGAGACGGAGGACTTCGTGACGTCCTGCTCGTCCAGCGCCACCGTGCCGCTGAACTTCTGGAAGTTGCCGCGAACCTTCGCGATGACCATGTGGCGGACGGAGAAGTGGATGCCGGAGTGGGTGGTGTCGATGTTCCAGGTCGTGGTCGTCATGTGCGTGCTCCCTTTCGTGTTTCGTTGTTCGATGAGTGAAAGGTAGCGGTGGACGTGCCCCCTGATTAGATGGGCACGGCCGGAAGGACTGTTCCACCCATGGAACAAATGCGGAAATTGGCACCCGTCAACCAGCACCTCCTCGCCCGGGGGCCACGCGTCGTCCTGCGGGCTCCTCGCGCGGAGGACCAAGAGGCCTTCCTGGCGGCCACCCGGGCGAGCCGACGCTTCCACCGGCCATGGGTGGCCCCAGCGACCACGCCCGAGGCGTTCCGGGCGTACCTGCGGCGCAACGAAGGCGACGACTTCGAGGCGCTGCTGGCCTGTGAGCGCGAGTCCGACAGCATCATCGGCGCCTTCAACCTGAGCCAGATCTTCCGGGGCGGCTTCCAGAACGCGTACCTGGGCTACTGGGCCGTCCACGGCTTCCAGGGACGGGGACTCATGTCCGAAGCGCTGCAGCTCGTGCTCGGGTACACCTTCCGGACCCTGAAGCTGCACCGCGTGGAGGCCAACATCCAGCCGGGCAATGCCGCCTCCAGGGCCCTGGTGCTCCGGGCCGGGTTCCGGATGGAGGGGTTCTCCCCGCGCTATCTCAAGGTCGCGGGCCGGTGGCGAGACCACGAGCGCTGGGCCCTGTGCCGCGAGGACTGGCGCCCCACCCTCTCTCGATAACGTCGGCCACCACTCGCGCAGGGGTGCACGGGCCGTGCGGGTGGCTTGACTCGGAACCGGGGCGGGCGGCTATGCCGGCATCATGCGACGCGCGCTCCTCCTGGGTTCCCTCCTGCTGTCCCTCTCCGCTCCCGCCGCCGAGCCCTCACAGGCACAGGTCCTCAGGGCCGCGCGCCTCTTCGATGCCACGACGGGGAAGGTCGTCACCCCGGGCGTGGTGGTGGTGGCGGAGGGGAAGGTGGTGGGGGTGGGACCGAAGGCGCCCGTGCCGCAAGGGGCGAAGGTCGTGGAGCTGGG of Pyxidicoccus xibeiensis contains these proteins:
- a CDS encoding YceI family protein, which codes for MTTTTWNIDTTHSGIHFSVRHMVIAKVRGNFQKFSGTVALDEQDVTKSSVSVSIDTASISTGVEQRDNHLRSADFFEVEKFPAITFQSTKVEKTSGNGLRVTGNLTIRDITREVVLDAEQLGVGKDPWGNVKAAFEAKTSVDRRDFGLKWNQALETGGVLVGEKIEIALEVQAVKAQAVQAA
- a CDS encoding GNAT family N-acetyltransferase encodes the protein MEQMRKLAPVNQHLLARGPRVVLRAPRAEDQEAFLAATRASRRFHRPWVAPATTPEAFRAYLRRNEGDDFEALLACERESDSIIGAFNLSQIFRGGFQNAYLGYWAVHGFQGRGLMSEALQLVLGYTFRTLKLHRVEANIQPGNAASRALVLRAGFRMEGFSPRYLKVAGRWRDHERWALCREDWRPTLSR